From Neobacillus sp. PS2-9, the proteins below share one genomic window:
- a CDS encoding HAD family hydrolase, translating into MKAVVFDFDGLIVDTETVWYETFKEVLNNHGLELSVEQFARVIGTDDADLYSYIEKNLPSPVESVVIKDEAHELFTVKMGEPALRDGVVDYLMEAKELGLKIGLASSSSREWVESYLKKLTIFPYFDVIRTRDDVSRVKPDPELYVKAVEALGVAVTDAFAFEDSLNGLKAARAAGLNCVVVPNSVTAHLEFTGYCLKLSSMGDLRLKHVLNLINQKEVEKGDALERISN; encoded by the coding sequence ATGAAAGCAGTAGTATTTGATTTTGATGGATTGATTGTTGATACGGAGACAGTTTGGTACGAGACTTTTAAAGAGGTTTTAAATAACCATGGGTTAGAATTATCGGTCGAACAGTTTGCAAGAGTGATAGGAACCGATGATGCGGACTTATATTCTTATATTGAGAAAAACCTTCCTTCACCAGTAGAATCCGTTGTCATAAAAGATGAAGCCCATGAGCTTTTTACTGTAAAAATGGGTGAGCCTGCTTTGAGGGACGGAGTAGTGGATTATTTAATGGAGGCCAAGGAATTAGGTTTGAAAATTGGCTTAGCATCAAGCTCGAGCCGAGAGTGGGTTGAGAGCTACTTAAAAAAGCTGACTATTTTTCCGTATTTTGATGTGATTCGAACGAGGGATGATGTGTCTAGGGTTAAACCGGATCCTGAATTATATGTAAAAGCGGTTGAAGCATTAGGTGTTGCTGTGACGGATGCGTTTGCTTTTGAAGATTCTTTAAATGGACTAAAAGCGGCTAGAGCGGCTGGATTAAACTGCGTAGTTGTCCCTAATTCTGTTACAGCCCATTTAGAGTTCACAGGTTATTGCCTAAAATTATCTTCAATGGGAGACTTACGCTTAAAGCACGTATTGAATCTGATTAATCAAAAAGAAGTAGAAAAGGGGGATGCACTTGAACGAATATCAAATTAG
- a CDS encoding DUF3231 family protein, whose amino-acid sequence MEDKTRIHLTAAEMSGLWAQYLNDTITVCINKYFLEKVEDEEVRPIIEFVLNSAEGNIAIMEGIFIKESFPIPVGFTDQDVDPKAPRLFSDTFVLMFLRHMSILAMAASSAALGVATRPDMVELHKRVLKIGVKLQDLTRDLMLKQGTYIRPPYISVPDRVDFIKKQHFLAGFLGHKRPLTSVEITHLFINVQTNAIGKTLITGYAQIAQRKEVKQYLMRGMEVAQKHVDIFSDFLRKEDLPIPMSWDSALTDSTIPAFSDKLIMFNVAGMIAAGVGNYGMAMAASPRRDVGMKYASLIPEIALYAEDGANILIKHGWMEEPPQADDRGKIIKGK is encoded by the coding sequence ATGGAAGATAAAACTAGGATACATTTGACGGCTGCGGAAATGTCTGGACTGTGGGCGCAATATTTAAACGATACGATTACTGTCTGCATAAATAAATATTTTTTAGAAAAAGTCGAAGATGAAGAAGTCCGTCCAATTATTGAATTTGTCCTGAACTCAGCGGAAGGAAATATTGCTATTATGGAGGGTATCTTTATTAAAGAGTCTTTCCCTATCCCCGTTGGTTTTACAGATCAAGATGTCGATCCCAAAGCGCCAAGGCTCTTTTCAGATACCTTTGTGTTAATGTTTTTAAGACATATGTCTATACTTGCAATGGCAGCAAGCAGTGCAGCGTTGGGTGTTGCAACACGTCCGGATATGGTTGAGCTGCATAAAAGGGTCCTAAAGATTGGAGTCAAGCTTCAGGACCTTACAAGAGACTTAATGCTTAAACAAGGTACCTATATAAGACCACCATACATATCAGTTCCCGATAGAGTGGACTTTATAAAAAAACAGCATTTTTTAGCAGGATTTTTGGGTCATAAGAGACCCTTAACGTCTGTGGAAATTACTCATTTATTTATAAATGTCCAAACGAATGCTATTGGGAAAACACTAATAACAGGGTATGCACAGATTGCACAAAGAAAAGAAGTAAAGCAATATTTAATGAGGGGAATGGAGGTTGCCCAAAAGCATGTCGACATCTTTAGTGATTTTTTAAGAAAAGAGGATTTGCCGATTCCAATGAGTTGGGATTCGGCTTTAACAGATTCGACTATTCCTGCCTTTTCGGATAAATTGATCATGTTTAATGTCGCTGGAATGATTGCTGCTGGGGTAGGAAATTACGGGATGGCCATGGCCGCAAGTCCAAGACGAGATGTTGGTATGAAATATGCCTCCTTAATTCCTGAAATAGCTTTATATGCAGAAGATGGGGCAAATATTTTGATAAAACATGGCTGGATGGAGGAACCTCCACAGGCAGATGACCGAGGGAAAATAATAAAGGGGAAGTAG
- a CDS encoding M4 family metallopeptidase, which yields MKKRTSLVLALGLTMGTVVPITAAAQSVPYNVTVTKDASQFGKDAKVNWKKGQAVPSFVHGKLSTKAYKDKAAVKQFLKENKSLYKLDSDKDLTLLDVQKDELGSTHYNFVQSVQGVPVDGAKFKVHTDKNGIVTAVNGDVFPEASSYFKGALKAQLSKDAALNQAWKSIKLTKEDTLTNAEAGPMGKKFEDTVEKTELVVYKKANDFYLAYKTNLQFIQPYPANWVVYVDAVNGNVLDSYNAVNDAGTGVGVLGDTKTLNTYYSSGTYYLYDVTKPMSGVIETYTAKNLTRLPGSYSVDADNNFNATSQRADVDAHYYAGVVYDYYKNTFNRNSFDNNGATIRSSVHYSRNYNNAFWNGAQMVYGDGDGTTFRSLSGALDVVGHELTHAVTERTAGLEYQYQSGALNESISDTFGVFMDKGDYLIGEDVYTPNKAGDALRSLSNPSLYGQPENMSGYVNTTSDNGGVHTNSGIPNKAAYLTISSLGTSVAEKIYYRALTVYLTPTSNFSSARAALLAAAADLYGTGSSQYNAVASAWSQVGVY from the coding sequence ATGAAGAAACGTACATCACTTGTTTTGGCATTGGGATTAACTATGGGGACTGTGGTACCTATTACTGCCGCAGCGCAGTCGGTTCCGTACAATGTTACAGTAACGAAGGATGCAAGCCAATTTGGTAAAGATGCTAAAGTAAACTGGAAAAAGGGACAAGCTGTTCCATCCTTCGTTCATGGAAAATTATCTACTAAAGCGTATAAAGACAAAGCTGCAGTAAAGCAATTTTTAAAAGAAAATAAAAGTTTATATAAATTAGATTCCGATAAAGATTTGACATTACTAGATGTTCAGAAGGACGAGCTGGGCAGCACGCATTACAATTTTGTTCAATCAGTACAAGGAGTTCCGGTTGACGGGGCAAAGTTTAAAGTGCATACAGATAAAAATGGAATTGTAACTGCGGTGAATGGAGACGTGTTCCCGGAGGCTTCTTCCTATTTCAAGGGTGCACTGAAAGCTCAGCTTTCTAAGGACGCAGCACTTAACCAGGCTTGGAAATCTATTAAGTTAACTAAAGAAGATACACTAACAAACGCAGAAGCAGGTCCAATGGGTAAGAAATTTGAAGATACAGTTGAAAAAACGGAATTAGTTGTTTATAAAAAAGCAAATGACTTTTATCTTGCCTATAAAACCAATCTTCAATTCATTCAGCCTTACCCTGCAAACTGGGTAGTTTATGTAGATGCTGTGAATGGAAATGTACTAGATTCCTATAATGCTGTTAATGATGCAGGTACAGGGGTTGGCGTTCTTGGTGATACAAAAACACTGAATACCTATTATTCTAGTGGTACTTACTATTTATACGATGTAACTAAACCAATGTCAGGTGTCATTGAAACATATACTGCGAAGAATTTAACACGTTTACCTGGTAGTTATTCTGTTGATGCAGATAATAATTTTAACGCAACATCACAACGTGCAGACGTGGATGCGCACTATTATGCAGGTGTTGTTTACGATTATTATAAAAATACGTTTAATCGTAACAGCTTTGATAACAATGGGGCAACCATTCGTTCAAGTGTTCACTACAGCAGAAATTATAATAATGCCTTCTGGAATGGAGCACAAATGGTTTATGGTGACGGTGATGGGACAACCTTTAGATCATTGTCAGGTGCACTAGATGTCGTAGGACATGAGTTAACACATGCGGTAACAGAAAGAACCGCAGGTCTAGAATATCAATATCAATCTGGAGCATTGAATGAGTCCATTTCCGATACATTTGGAGTATTCATGGACAAAGGTGATTATTTAATCGGTGAGGATGTATACACACCAAATAAAGCAGGCGATGCCCTTCGAAGCCTATCGAATCCTAGCCTTTATGGACAGCCTGAGAATATGAGCGGTTACGTTAACACTACTTCTGATAACGGAGGAGTTCATACAAACAGTGGTATTCCAAACAAAGCGGCTTACTTAACAATTTCAAGCCTTGGTACTTCTGTTGCAGAAAAAATTTATTACCGCGCACTTACTGTGTATCTCACTCCAACGAGTAACTTTAGCAGTGCCCGTGCTGCACTTCTTGCAGCAGCAGCAGATTTATATGGTACAGGCAGTTCACAATATAATGCCGTTGCCTCTGCTTGGTCACAAGTAGGCGTTTACTAG
- a CDS encoding GGDEF domain-containing protein — protein sequence MSKQYESLGDLKRSVYLWVIPCILIALILNTIIQNVDASDKLSFIINNTMTIWFAVSWVLVYKKRFVRFSELSNLALVSVYHVTTFFDTIYNYMLKINGSLGDFIVWMPIIIMFIFLTLGIRRGLYYSIGIFLITLLGGVVVINKLSAESIDSLMQFYFANVVYIIVLFYAQHMFRAYAKMELFKKHAYLDSLTGIANRHQIDEWLEQKLSDSREMHMSFSIIFFDIDYFKKVNDLFGHKIGDSVLVELAELIKENLSPRDLLGRWGGEEFIVISDVLGHNAVALADYLREKVEEHEFQGVGRLTASFGVAESELEDNIDSLLNRADEGLYQSKNTGKNKVSICNYV from the coding sequence ATGTCAAAACAATATGAATCACTTGGTGATCTTAAGAGAAGTGTATATCTGTGGGTGATCCCATGTATTCTGATTGCCCTCATATTGAATACTATTATTCAAAATGTCGATGCATCGGACAAACTTAGTTTTATTATCAATAACACAATGACTATATGGTTTGCAGTCAGCTGGGTCTTAGTGTATAAAAAAAGGTTTGTGCGATTTAGCGAGTTATCTAATTTAGCGTTAGTAAGTGTCTATCATGTAACAACTTTTTTTGATACCATTTACAATTACATGTTGAAAATTAATGGTTCTTTAGGCGATTTTATTGTCTGGATGCCTATTATTATCATGTTTATTTTTTTAACACTAGGGATTAGAAGAGGACTGTACTACTCTATAGGGATTTTCCTGATTACCTTATTGGGTGGAGTGGTGGTAATAAACAAACTTTCCGCAGAATCCATTGATTCATTAATGCAATTCTATTTTGCTAATGTGGTCTATATTATTGTCCTTTTTTACGCACAACATATGTTTAGGGCCTATGCAAAAATGGAATTGTTTAAAAAACATGCCTATTTAGACTCATTAACTGGAATTGCTAACCGTCATCAGATTGATGAATGGCTGGAGCAAAAATTGAGTGATTCTAGGGAAATGCACATGAGTTTTTCTATTATTTTCTTTGATATTGACTATTTTAAGAAGGTCAATGATCTGTTTGGTCATAAAATTGGTGACTCTGTTTTAGTTGAGTTAGCTGAACTGATAAAAGAAAATCTTTCCCCACGTGACCTTTTGGGTCGTTGGGGAGGAGAAGAATTTATTGTGATCTCCGATGTTTTAGGACATAATGCTGTAGCCCTTGCAGACTACTTAAGAGAAAAAGTGGAAGAGCACGAGTTTCAAGGTGTCGGCCGGTTAACTGCAAGCTTTGGGGTGGCCGAGTCAGAGCTTGAGGATAACATCGATTCGTTATTAAACAGAGCAGATGAAGGTTTGTATCAATCTAAGAATACTGGTAAAAATAAAGTAAGTATATGTAACTATGTATAG
- a CDS encoding DUF4179 domain-containing protein — protein sequence MYEKEESQLTNYKNSYDNIESPLELLDEAILNGFMKAKAEKHRKPLKKRWVFSMGLAAIILLVFFSSIRLSPAFANYITVIPGMEKLVELIRNDKGKMLAVENDYYEKLGVSKEINGLTVTIDGAITDENGLLLFYSIESDNDTEFYMEGPRLHYGDGKSVDWGSISSSAGEIHTDGNGKSISTGTFEIDLKHPLESKELVLAVKIKKDSKTKEFILPFQLKKEIKEKITYQLNKTVTVEGQKITFLDATIYPLRVAVHIKMDPSNTKKILNFDDLRLVDENGEVWNKIANGVSASKISDDESIIYLQSNYFREPKELYLALNKIQAVNKEEAMVVIDTQTKQILKQPKENIFSDLIVDGDQVVITMQTKNEFHYTPFGEAKDRKGNVVEVPETSMSSRGGDERVIEFGLRIPELQKVINPISLELSFFPSWIKGESKIQIK from the coding sequence ATGTATGAAAAGGAAGAAAGCCAACTGACAAACTATAAAAATTCATACGACAATATTGAATCTCCATTGGAGTTGTTAGATGAAGCCATCCTAAATGGATTTATGAAAGCGAAGGCTGAGAAACATAGGAAACCGCTCAAGAAAAGATGGGTCTTTAGCATGGGTTTGGCTGCTATTATTCTCTTAGTTTTTTTCTCCTCTATTCGCCTATCGCCTGCTTTCGCCAATTATATTACTGTGATCCCCGGGATGGAAAAATTGGTCGAGTTGATCCGTAATGACAAAGGGAAGATGCTGGCAGTTGAAAATGACTATTATGAAAAATTAGGCGTTTCGAAAGAAATAAATGGATTAACGGTTACAATTGATGGAGCTATTACAGATGAAAATGGTCTGTTATTATTTTATTCCATAGAATCCGATAACGACACGGAGTTCTACATGGAGGGACCACGGTTACACTATGGAGACGGGAAATCAGTGGATTGGGGTTCAATATCAAGCTCTGCAGGAGAGATCCATACTGATGGTAACGGTAAATCGATTTCTACTGGTACCTTTGAAATTGATTTGAAGCACCCCCTTGAGTCCAAAGAGCTGGTACTAGCAGTGAAAATAAAAAAGGATTCAAAGACTAAAGAGTTTATTCTTCCTTTTCAGCTAAAAAAAGAAATAAAAGAGAAGATAACCTATCAGCTAAACAAAACAGTTACCGTTGAGGGACAAAAAATTACTTTCTTAGATGCAACCATTTATCCACTAAGGGTAGCCGTTCACATCAAAATGGATCCTTCCAACACAAAAAAGATATTAAATTTTGATGATTTACGGTTGGTTGATGAAAATGGGGAAGTATGGAATAAAATTGCCAATGGAGTGTCAGCGAGTAAAATTTCTGATGATGAATCCATCATTTACTTGCAGAGTAATTACTTCCGAGAGCCAAAAGAATTGTATCTAGCTTTGAATAAAATTCAGGCAGTTAATAAAGAAGAGGCCATGGTTGTGATTGATACGCAGACGAAACAAATTCTCAAACAGCCAAAAGAGAATATTTTCAGCGATTTAATAGTAGATGGCGACCAAGTCGTGATAACTATGCAAACAAAGAATGAGTTTCACTATACTCCGTTCGGTGAAGCAAAAGACAGGAAGGGAAATGTAGTCGAGGTCCCTGAAACATCGATGTCATCTAGAGGAGGAGATGAACGAGTAATCGAGTTTGGGCTCCGAATTCCTGAGTTACAAAAAGTTATAAATCCAATCTCCCTTGAACTTAGCTTCTTCCCTTCATGGATTAAGGGAGAATCGAAAATACAAATAAAATAG
- a CDS encoding nucleoside deaminase: protein MITNFHEYDHHFFMQEALKEAEEAGKRGDRPIGAVIVHNGTIISRGSNRINTKDSELEHAEINAMNACASYLRKHARECILYTTVEPCIMCLSTIVLVNIRNVVFAVEDKYMEMAQFIDSSTYIKKRLHHYLGGVLAEESSQILKTHSPFMAEIVLKGKIPS from the coding sequence TTGATTACTAATTTCCATGAATACGACCATCATTTTTTTATGCAGGAAGCCCTAAAGGAAGCAGAAGAAGCGGGGAAACGCGGAGATCGGCCCATTGGCGCCGTTATTGTTCACAATGGCACTATCATTTCTAGAGGATCAAATAGAATTAATACCAAGGATAGTGAGCTAGAGCATGCAGAAATTAATGCCATGAATGCATGTGCTTCCTATTTACGAAAACATGCCCGTGAATGTATTTTATATACAACCGTGGAACCTTGTATCATGTGTTTATCCACTATAGTGCTTGTAAATATCCGTAACGTTGTTTTTGCAGTAGAGGATAAATATATGGAGATGGCTCAATTTATTGACTCAAGCACATACATTAAGAAACGATTACATCATTACCTTGGCGGAGTATTAGCAGAAGAATCATCCCAAATCCTGAAGACCCACTCCCCCTTTATGGCGGAAATCGTTTTGAAGGGTAAAATCCCTTCCTGA
- a CDS encoding sigma-70 family RNA polymerase sigma factor, which translates to MSADEQLVKAAIKGDDTAFLKLIQTYKIDLYKTALSFLKNEDEALEAIQEVTYRAYKSMSSVRDIAYFKTWLIRIMINYCNDQVKKNKRVILGDDAFIHQGKTESHTGMELKDAMLDLDERSREVLTLKYFNDMKIKDIAHTMKCPEGTVKTWLNKALKALRNKLEDKGGDLHV; encoded by the coding sequence TTGAGTGCAGATGAACAATTAGTTAAGGCTGCTATTAAAGGGGATGATACAGCTTTTTTAAAGCTGATTCAGACTTATAAGATAGATTTATATAAAACGGCACTTTCATTCTTAAAAAATGAAGATGAGGCGCTAGAGGCCATTCAGGAAGTTACATATCGAGCCTATAAAAGCATGAGCTCAGTCAGAGATATAGCTTATTTCAAAACATGGCTTATTCGGATTATGATTAACTATTGTAATGATCAGGTAAAAAAGAACAAACGGGTAATTTTAGGGGATGATGCATTTATCCATCAAGGGAAAACAGAGAGCCATACTGGAATGGAATTAAAGGATGCCATGTTGGATTTAGATGAGCGTTCTCGAGAAGTACTGACACTAAAATATTTTAATGACATGAAAATAAAGGACATAGCCCATACCATGAAATGTCCAGAAGGAACGGTTAAGACCTGGCTTAATAAAGCCTTAAAGGCACTTCGCAATAAATTAGAAGACAAGGGCGGTGATTTGCATGTATGA